A single Hylaeus volcanicus isolate JK05 unplaced genomic scaffold, UHH_iyHylVolc1.0_haploid 12221, whole genome shotgun sequence DNA region contains:
- the LOC128883351 gene encoding uncharacterized protein LOC128883351: protein MGEDTQGNIFPSIEGFWNATLTSEEKKKTWYDTTLSYWEKSEASVNGVLSGHSYLSDLDLQGSNMFLNCIKSKATPQDQIDMFSYVIDCGAGIGRITNGCLIRHFQQCDLLEPIQHLLDTAKEQLHSIFHVKNFYCLSLENFFPPSNVYSCFWLQWCVLYLTDEDLISCLIRLRKALKPKGFVCIKENVILNGSKFYLDRSDNSLMRTELHYLQIFEKAGFKIFLSMRQTNYPKYLIPVMMYCLVDNTCAELK, encoded by the exons ATGGGTGAGGACACTCAAGGAAACATTTTCCCATCAATAGAAGGATTCTGGAATGCTACTCTTACCtcagaggaaaagaaaaaaacatggtATGACACAACTTTATCTTATTGGGAAAAATCCGAAGCGTCCGTTAACGGAGTTCTCTCGGGCCACTCTTACTTATCCGATTTAGATTTACAAGGATCCAACATGTTTCTTAATTGCATCAAATCGAAAGCTACACCACAAGATCAAATTGATATGTTTTCTTACGTGATTGATTGTGGTGCTGGTATTGGTCGCATAACAAACGGATGCCTAATACGTCATTTTCAACAA TGTGATCTCTTAGAACCTATTCAACATTTATTAGACACCGCTAAAGAACAATTACACTCTATTTTTCAtgtcaaaaatttttattgtctctcacttgaaaatttttttccgCCTTCAAACGTTTATAGCTGTTTTTGGCTACAATGg TGCGTATTATACTTAACTGACGAGGATTTGATTTCTTGTTTAATACGATTGCGTAAGGCGTTAAAGCCAAAA ggTTTTGTATGTATTAAGGAAAATGTTATCTTAAATGGATCAAAGTTTTATTTGGATCGCAGTGACAACTCTCTTATGAG aactgAATTACATTActtacaaattttcgaaaaagcaggatttaaaatttttctttccatgcGACAAACAAATTATCCTAAG taTCTTATACCCGTCATGATGTATTGCCTTGTTGATAATACTTGTGCtgaattgaaatag
- the LOC128883431 gene encoding nucleolin-like isoform X2 — MFFGAVLKPGTSFTPEVIDGEILHISQACLYNPANVERTYLEVVDDDETYAACVLQKEKQESVSLDLYLNGSNGSKLQISGGRNEVHIVGYYEPQDGSDSEDISVSEPDGYDFDNDDSSSENVNSNRCKPISSSKADKGADDEDDEDDDDEDDDDEEDDEEDDDENDDDDDENAESDAASDEQMSGKQNELKQNSKTKEARPESNKRHSNSTVSKPSKMAKRERGKMSPEAEFEKQIVDYLKSSGRVMISQLAGKIRKPDSLKTMRYQAFLKSKPSFKVDGQYVSLKS; from the exons atgttttttg GTGCAGTTCTTAAGCCAGGAACTAGTTTCACTCCTGAGGTTATAGACGgtgaaattttacatatttcgcAAGCATGTTTATACAATCCTGCCAATGTCGAAAGAACGTATTTGGAAGTTGTAGATGATGACGAAACATATGCAGCATGCGTActacagaaagaaaaacaagaatcC gTTTCActtgatttatatttgaatggaAGTAATGGAAGTAAATTGCAAATAAGTGGTGGACGCAATGAAGTTCACATCGTTGGGTATTACGAACCTCAGGACGGATCGGATTCGGAAGATATTTCTGTTTCGGAACCGGACGGTTATGATTTTGATAATGATGATTCTTCTTCCGAAAACGTTAATTCAAATCGTTGTAAACCAATCTCTTCATCGAAAGCAGATAAAGGTGCAGATGATGAAGATGATGAAgatgacgacgacgaggatGATGACGACGAGGAAGATGACGAAGAGGACGATGATGAAaatgacgacgatgacgatgaaaATGCTGAAAGTGATGCAGCATCCGATGAGCAAATGTCCGGGAAACAAAATG AATTGAAGCAAAATTCTAAAACGAAGGAAGCACGTCCTGAATCAAATAAACGTCATAGCAATAGCACAGTTTCAAAACCGAGTAAAATGGCTAAGCGTGAGCGGGGCAAAATGAGTCCTGAAGCGGagtttgaaaaacaaattgttgACTACTTGAAATCTTCTGGTCGTGTAATGATTTCGCAACTTGCTGGAAAAATACGTAAACCGGACTCACTTAAAACAATGAGATATCAAGCGTTTCTAAAG agcaAACCAAGCTTTAAAGTTGATGGACAATACGTGTCTCTAAAATCCTAA
- the LOC128883567 gene encoding CTD nuclear envelope phosphatase 1-like has translation MIYALKHDAQSERKKNVLKNNDLYGIIFPSVSAKLPPFHSTVHAYTLILDLDETLVYTELDSILPEKPIVHERPLLREFLFFLKFLPVEVVIFTAALQNYADPLLNVMDASTSTIHYRLYRQHTSILSGRRFKDLSLLNRNLSKTLIVDNHADMFWAQPNNGVVISSWEIQKSFLHPFIKGGTWSRKNDVALINLFFWIEYLCLKKMNVPDFLQLYRKPIQKSLKDTTVFENIYSYQLPFPIGKYSAVFLQQCFDVQIEDSKKCQCYFPTIPYWLANLFTKRS, from the exons ATGATATATGCCCTTAAACACGATGCTCAATcggaaaggaagaaaaatgttttaaaaaataacgatttatatggaataatatttccatCTGTTTCTGCAAAGCTCCCGCCCTTTCATTCGACAGTTCATG CTTACACGCTTATTTTGGATTTAGATGAAACATTAGTATATACTGAATTGGATTCA attttaCCAGAAAAGCCGATTGTTCATGAACGTCCTTTGcttcgtgaatttttgttttttttgaaatttttaccagTAGAAGTCGTAATTTTTACTGCAGCATTACAG AATTATGCGGATCCTTTGTTAAATGTTATGGACGCGTCAACATCGACT ATTCACTATCGTTTATATCGTCAGCATACATCTATTTTGTCAGGACGTCGATTTAAA GATTTATCGTTACTGAATCGTAACCTTAGTAAAACCCTTATTGTTGACAATCATGCAGACATGTTTTGGGCTCAACCAAATAACGGTGTTGTCATTTCTTCATGGGAAATTCAAAAGTCGTTTTTGCATCCATTTATTAAAGGAGGAACATGGTCAAGAAAAAATGATGTTGCTTTGATTAACTTGTTTTTTTGGATTGAGT atttatgtttaaaaaaaatgaacgttcctgattttttacaattataccGT AAACCTATTCAAAAATCTTTAAAAGACACCAccgtttttgaaaatatatatagctATCAACTTCCTTTTCCTATCGGGAAGTATTCTGCTGTTTTTTTGCAACAATGTTTTGATGTCCAAATCGAAGattcaaaaaaatgtcaatGCTATTTTCCAACAATTCCTTACTGGTTAGCAAATCTTTTCACGAAGCGctcataa
- the LOC128883431 gene encoding uncharacterized protein LOC128883431 isoform X1, translating to MFFGAVLKPGTSFTPEVIDGEILHISQACLYNPANVERTYLEVVDDDETYAACVLQKEKQESVSLDLYLNGSNGSKLQISGGRNEVHIVGYYEPQDGSDSEDISVSEPDGYDFDNDDSSSENVNSNRCKPISSSKADKGADDEDDEDDDDEDDDDEEDDEEDDDENDDDDDENAESDAASDEQMSGKQNGKFIKELKQNSKTKEARPESNKRHSNSTVSKPSKMAKRERGKMSPEAEFEKQIVDYLKSSGRVMISQLAGKIRKPDSLKTMRYQAFLKSKPSFKVDGQYVSLKS from the exons atgttttttg GTGCAGTTCTTAAGCCAGGAACTAGTTTCACTCCTGAGGTTATAGACGgtgaaattttacatatttcgcAAGCATGTTTATACAATCCTGCCAATGTCGAAAGAACGTATTTGGAAGTTGTAGATGATGACGAAACATATGCAGCATGCGTActacagaaagaaaaacaagaatcC gTTTCActtgatttatatttgaatggaAGTAATGGAAGTAAATTGCAAATAAGTGGTGGACGCAATGAAGTTCACATCGTTGGGTATTACGAACCTCAGGACGGATCGGATTCGGAAGATATTTCTGTTTCGGAACCGGACGGTTATGATTTTGATAATGATGATTCTTCTTCCGAAAACGTTAATTCAAATCGTTGTAAACCAATCTCTTCATCGAAAGCAGATAAAGGTGCAGATGATGAAGATGATGAAgatgacgacgacgaggatGATGACGACGAGGAAGATGACGAAGAGGACGATGATGAAaatgacgacgatgacgatgaaaATGCTGAAAGTGATGCAGCATCCGATGAGCAAATGTCCGGGAAACAAAATGGTAAATTTATCAAAG AATTGAAGCAAAATTCTAAAACGAAGGAAGCACGTCCTGAATCAAATAAACGTCATAGCAATAGCACAGTTTCAAAACCGAGTAAAATGGCTAAGCGTGAGCGGGGCAAAATGAGTCCTGAAGCGGagtttgaaaaacaaattgttgACTACTTGAAATCTTCTGGTCGTGTAATGATTTCGCAACTTGCTGGAAAAATACGTAAACCGGACTCACTTAAAACAATGAGATATCAAGCGTTTCTAAAG agcaAACCAAGCTTTAAAGTTGATGGACAATACGTGTCTCTAAAATCCTAA